The nucleotide window AGCGTTACAGTGCCTGGAGATCTCCCCGGCGCTGAGATCGTCCCGCCCAGGCCGCCATCGCTCTGCCCTGGATGCGGGCACAGAGCTGCATACTACGCCATGCGAAAGGCCTTCGGAAAGGACGCGATATACACAAACGACATCGGATGCTACACCATTGGGGTCTCAATGGGCACCGTGGACACATGCCTGTGCATGGGCGCCAGCATCACAATCGGCTCAGGCATAAGGTTCGGCGGCGATGAGCGCCCGGTTTGCTGCTGCATAGGCGACTCGACATTCCTGCATGCTGGGATGACAGGATTGTTAAACGCAGCATACAACAGATCCAGAATGACCGTGGCGATACTAGACAATTCGACCACAGCGATGACCGGCCACCAGCCACATCCCGGTACAGGAATCACAGCGACAGGCGAGGAGAGTGTGCGCATCTCCCTGGAGGGGATCGCGAAAGCTCTCGGCGCGGGCCATGTCGAATGCGTTGATCCGTACAATCTGGAGGAGAGCATAGGCGCCTTCACGCGCGCACGGGATTTCCCCGGGCTCTCTGTGGTCGTATCGAGAGCACCATGCAGGATACTCCTCAGAAGGAAGGGCGAGAGGTTCAGGCGCTACAGGGTCACCGATGAGTGTGTGGGATGCAGGCAGTGTGTTGAGTTCAACTGTCCGGCCATAGAGTTCGATGAGAAGGCGGCCATCAACCAGCTCTGCACCGGATGCGGGGTCTGTGCGCAGATCTGCCCGAAGGGCGCGATAGAGGTGGTGAAATGAGAACATCGAAGTGCGATATGGTGATTGTTGGTGTTGGTGGACAGGGCGTGATTCTGATCTCGGAGATCATAGGAAGGGCAGCGCTCAGGGCGGGCATTCCTGTCAGAGCTGCGGAGACACACGGCATGGCACAGCGCGGCGGTAGCGTCATAAACCACACGCGTCTCGGATGCGTCTACGGCCCGATGGTTCCCGAGGGCGGCGCTGACATCCTCCTGGCTCTGGAGCCGGCTGAGGCCCTCAGGTACGGAAGGTATCTCTCCCGCGGCGGAGTCGCTCTGGTGAACACAAAGCCCGTGCTCCCCACCACGGTCACCACGGGCCAGTTCAGGTATCCGGAGATTGAGGAGATACTTGCTCCGCTGAGAGGCATCGCACGCGTGATACCCATGAATGCAACAGAGATCGCGGAGAGGGCCGGAAGTTCACAGGCGGCAAACATCGTGATGCTCGGAGCCATGTCCAAGTTCATGCCGATCGGGGAGGCTCTGGTCCTGGAGGCGCTAAGGGACTCAGTTCCAAGGAAGTACATCGATGTCAACCTGAAGGCCTTCGAGCTGGGAAAGGCTGAAGTATCCGGATAGCTGTATTTTTTATTATGGAGATTAACCCCGATAAAAGGAGCGATGAGCCCGAGATCCCAGAGGTCATGCCCGACGAATCATGGCCAACGGATCGTCTCATAGAGGCCACCAGAGACAGGAACATGCTCGTCAGGTCGAACGCTGTGAGCATTCTCGCCACCAGAGACGGGCCGGAGGTCATCGAGGCCCTCATCCAGGCGATGAGGGATGAGGATCATATTGTGAGAAGCAACGCGATGGTCAGGCTCTCCGAGAGGGGGGCGGCAGTACTCGATAGAGTTCTTCAGGCCCTGGATGACCCGGACGAGAATATACGGGCCGGGGCTGCATGGGTGCTCGGTGAGCTGAAGGATCCCAGGGCGATAGAGCCGTTAAAGAACGCGATGAGCGATGAGAATATTGTCGTCAGGATCCAGGCGAGGGCGTCGCTGATGGCGATGGGGGTCGTTGGCCAGAAGAAGTGACATAGAGCAGCAGGGCGCAAAATCTCCCCCGGAGAGAATGTCACCGGTGGGGCGCATAGGGTCGGCGGCTCCGTTATCTGTGGATTTTATGGATTGCCCTCCCTGCGGGTGTTTGTTTTGGAATGTGATGCGCGTCCGGCCGCCTTGGCCGACGCGGTTTTTTCGCATTTCACTCGAGCAGATCCTCGGGTATCACTCCTGTGAGCGATTCTATTCTGCGCTCTGCGCTCTCAATCTTAGAGCTGCAGATCCTCACAAGACGGATGCCCCGCTCGAATAGCTCCAGGCTCTCGTCGAGCGATAGCCTGCCTGACTCGAGCTCCCTGACGATCTCCTCCAGCTCGTCCAGAGCGCTCTCAAGGGATTGCTCCGATATCTCAACCACGCTCCTTCACATTCCAGGCCGAGTTATGTGTCTCAAACAGCCGGTAGCGGGTCCTGCAGAGGCACATACTGCACCGCCGACGCTGTTTTGAGATCTCCCATTGTGCGGCTGCGCTGACAGCACTGGATATTATCTGGACTTAATGTGACTTCCTCCCTTCCCCTGAAGGGGAAGGGCTTCCTGCGCTTCGACTTTGTCGAAGCCTCTCGATTGTATCGAGAGCCGTCGAAGCCCTTCGACGAAGTCGAAGGTTTCATAGATCCTGTTATCCAGTATGCTTCTACTAACGTAGAAGCAGCGGCTACTTCAGTAGCCGCTTCTCCACAGGCACTACCCCTCAGTCCGAGGGTGAGAATGTTCAACGCTGCATTATGATCTCTGTCCAGCTTGATCCCGCATCGCGGGCACTCGTGGACTCGATCCTCAAGCGTTTTCGGTACGATGATACCACAACCTGAGCACCGCTGTGACGTATATCTGGAATCGACCAGCTCAACAGACTTACCAGCCCTTGCAGCCTTGTAAGTCGTGTATTGAATCAATCGACCCCAGGAGTGATCTAAGATGTGTTTCGCTAGGCTGTGGTTCCTGACCATGCTCTTGATATTCAGATTCTCAAACACTATGAGATCCGCTTTATCCACGATCTTCTTAGAGATCTGATGCAGAAACTCATTTCTGAGATTCCTGATCTTCTTATGGATCTTAGCGACCTTCAGCTTCTGCTTGATCCAGTTCTTCGAGCCCTTGATCTTCCGAGAGAGACAGCGCTGTGCAGCAGCCAGCTTCTTCTCCATCCGTACGAGATATCGCGGGTAGCTGAACGTCTCGCCGGTTGAGAGCGTTACAGCGTTCTTGATACCTACATCGACGCCTATCGCAGTCTCAGGCTCGACCTTCGGCGGTTCCTCTTCTGTATCGGTGGAGAAGATCGCATACCATGCACCGGTGCTGTCGCGCTTAATTGTGCATGTCTTGATTTTGCCCTCGATCTCTCGATGCTTGAATATCCGGATGGCACCTATCCTGGAGAGTATCAGTTTTGAGCCATCCAGCCTGAATCCGCTTTGCGGATACGTGAACGACTTGTACCATCCTCGGCCCTTGAACCGTGGATAGCCTGGTTTCTCTCCGCTCTTCACCCGCCTGAAAAAGTTCTGAAACGCTCTGTCAACACGTCTGAGTACATCCTGG belongs to Methanothrix sp. and includes:
- the iorB gene encoding indolepyruvate ferredoxin oxidoreductase subunit beta; this translates as MRTSKCDMVIVGVGGQGVILISEIIGRAALRAGIPVRAAETHGMAQRGGSVINHTRLGCVYGPMVPEGGADILLALEPAEALRYGRYLSRGGVALVNTKPVLPTTVTTGQFRYPEIEEILAPLRGIARVIPMNATEIAERAGSSQAANIVMLGAMSKFMPIGEALVLEALRDSVPRKYIDVNLKAFELGKAEVSG
- a CDS encoding HEAT repeat domain-containing protein; this encodes MEINPDKRSDEPEIPEVMPDESWPTDRLIEATRDRNMLVRSNAVSILATRDGPEVIEALIQAMRDEDHIVRSNAMVRLSERGAAVLDRVLQALDDPDENIRAGAAWVLGELKDPRAIEPLKNAMSDENIVVRIQARASLMAMGVVGQKK
- the xseB gene encoding exodeoxyribonuclease VII small subunit; this encodes MSEQSLESALDELEEIVRELESGRLSLDESLELFERGIRLVRICSSKIESAERRIESLTGVIPEDLLE
- a CDS encoding transposase, with the protein product MRSAYKFRLYPTEDQAKRLEEILETCRQLYNWALEDRKNAYSNEKISRTYKDQATMLVVEKKRGNFAGVHSQVLQDVLRRVDRAFQNFFRRVKSGEKPGYPRFKGRGWYKSFTYPQSGFRLDGSKLILSRIGAIRIFKHREIEGKIKTCTIKRDSTGAWYAIFSTDTEEEPPKVEPETAIGVDVGIKNAVTLSTGETFSYPRYLVRMEKKLAAAQRCLSRKIKGSKNWIKQKLKVAKIHKKIRNLRNEFLHQISKKIVDKADLIVFENLNIKSMVRNHSLAKHILDHSWGRLIQYTTYKAARAGKSVELVDSRYTSQRCSGCGIIVPKTLEDRVHECPRCGIKLDRDHNAALNILTLGLRGSACGEAATEVAAASTLVEAYWITGSMKPSTSSKGFDGSRYNREASTKSKRRKPFPFRGREEVTLSPDNIQCCQRSRTMGDLKTASAVQYVPLQDPLPAV